From Mycolicibacterium nivoides, a single genomic window includes:
- a CDS encoding serine hydrolase domain-containing protein: protein MKASRLIVATALAIVSCSASAPAALKSIDSANFQTVVENAAATMRVPGALVLLQTPKGTFVAKVGTTELGTTSPPQPDTHFRIASNTKTMTAALILLLAQDGKVTLDDPIAEYVPRVPDGNAITLADLLTMRSGLYCYTFAPELSAQLDADPARAWTPAQVLAIAFDHPPNAPPGTAYEYCNTNYALLGLAAEKAGGSPLAEQFDRRLFGPLGMHDTTLPAAGDPSLPEPYAHGYMYGKTLYALVDEPYPADLVAAARAGTLPPIDYTHQNPSYATAAGGAISTTDDLAIWIRALVTGAVFDGQFTQRWRESLRPEDPDHPDGQQYGYGISYQRFGPHAAMYYHGGELPGFNSFIGFDPDNDVALVIWTNLTLSPEGKTTANALLPTVLDQVYTGLNLG, encoded by the coding sequence ATGAAGGCGTCGCGCCTCATCGTCGCAACAGCACTGGCCATCGTGAGCTGTTCAGCCTCGGCGCCGGCGGCCCTCAAGTCCATCGACTCGGCCAATTTCCAGACGGTCGTGGAGAACGCCGCCGCCACGATGCGCGTACCGGGGGCACTGGTTCTGCTGCAAACCCCAAAGGGCACGTTCGTCGCCAAGGTTGGTACCACCGAACTGGGCACGACCTCGCCTCCACAACCCGATACCCACTTCCGGATCGCCTCCAACACCAAGACCATGACGGCCGCGTTGATCCTGCTGCTGGCCCAGGACGGCAAGGTCACGCTGGACGATCCGATCGCGGAGTATGTGCCCCGCGTCCCCGACGGCAACGCCATCACGCTGGCCGATCTGCTGACGATGCGCAGCGGGCTGTACTGCTACACGTTCGCACCGGAACTGTCGGCCCAACTCGACGCCGATCCGGCCAGGGCCTGGACCCCGGCACAGGTGCTGGCGATCGCGTTCGACCATCCGCCGAATGCGCCGCCGGGCACCGCCTATGAATATTGCAACACCAACTACGCGCTGCTGGGCCTGGCGGCGGAGAAAGCCGGCGGCTCCCCGCTGGCCGAGCAGTTCGACCGCCGCTTGTTCGGCCCACTCGGGATGCATGACACCACGCTGCCGGCGGCCGGCGACCCCTCCCTGCCCGAGCCGTACGCGCACGGGTACATGTACGGAAAGACTTTGTACGCGTTGGTCGATGAGCCCTATCCAGCCGATCTGGTGGCGGCAGCGCGGGCCGGGACGCTGCCGCCGATCGATTACACCCATCAGAATCCGTCGTATGCCACCGCGGCCGGCGGTGCCATCTCCACCACCGACGACCTGGCGATCTGGATCCGGGCACTCGTCACCGGCGCCGTGTTCGACGGACAGTTCACCCAGCGATGGCGCGAGAGCCTGCGTCCCGAAGATCCGGACCACCCCGACGGCCAACAGTACGGCTACGGCATCAGCTATCAGCGGTTCGGCCCGCATGCGGCGATGTACTACCACGGCGGCGAACTTCCCGGATTCAACTCGTTCATCGGGTTCGACCCGGATAACGATGTGGCACTGGTCATCTGGACGAATCTGACGCTGTCGCCGGAAGGCAAGACCACGGCAAACGCGCTGCTGCCCACTGTGCTCGACCAGGTTTACACCGGCCTGAACCTGGGCTAG
- a CDS encoding carboxymuconolactone decarboxylase family protein produces MDTAGVSADVLSELTGLVAVSPPRLADINAAVREVCASTLGLPPLPAETRGGAVDPMVTEFAEQFSIDVTGINTAQRAAFADLLGRDVFTVTTLIYVADFVPRMRAGLSSLGVDWPAGPVDWDHDTNPADYVLDTFVPAVGRLRELDPVTSEIVRLRGARQHNCRLCKSLREAAALEAGATESDYDGIDDFENSDLSDRHKAALRYVDALIWTPAQVSGEELRQHFSQEEAVELTLDVMRNACNKVAVALGADAARIDEGTEEYRLGADGQPIYS; encoded by the coding sequence ATGGATACTGCCGGTGTGTCTGCCGATGTGCTCAGTGAGTTGACGGGCCTGGTCGCGGTATCGCCACCGCGGCTGGCCGATATCAATGCCGCGGTGCGTGAAGTGTGTGCCTCGACGCTGGGGTTGCCGCCCCTGCCTGCCGAGACGCGCGGCGGCGCCGTCGACCCGATGGTGACCGAGTTCGCCGAGCAGTTCAGCATCGACGTCACGGGCATCAACACCGCGCAGCGGGCCGCCTTCGCTGATCTTCTCGGGCGAGACGTGTTCACGGTGACGACGCTGATCTATGTGGCCGATTTCGTGCCGCGGATGCGTGCCGGGCTGTCCTCCCTGGGCGTGGACTGGCCCGCAGGCCCTGTCGACTGGGACCACGACACCAACCCGGCGGACTATGTGCTGGACACCTTCGTCCCGGCCGTCGGCCGGCTGCGCGAACTGGACCCGGTGACCTCCGAGATCGTGCGGCTGCGCGGGGCCCGCCAGCACAACTGCCGGCTGTGCAAGTCGCTGCGGGAGGCCGCGGCACTGGAGGCCGGTGCCACCGAGTCGGACTATGACGGCATAGACGACTTCGAGAACTCCGACCTGTCCGATCGCCACAAGGCCGCACTGCGCTATGTCGACGCGCTCATCTGGACCCCGGCCCAGGTGTCCGGTGAGGAACTACGTCAACACTTTTCGCAGGAAGAGGCGGTCGAGCTGACCCTCGATGTCATGCGCAACGCGTGCAACAAGGTGGCCGTGGCGCTGGGCGCCGACGCCGCCCGCATCGACGAGGGCACCGAGGAGTACCGGCTGGGCGCCGACGGGCAGCCGATCTACAGCTAG
- a CDS encoding Lrp/AsnC family transcriptional regulator produces MDEVDEEIISLLEGDGRLTHRDIAQRVGLSRSAAAARTQRLIDGGQVVIRGVVHPAVLGRGALAHVSVMVDGPVAPIAASLAQRVDVAFLSLTSGAYGLIAEVRVGSIRDIDGVIAELRAMAGVVGVDTLTYVEVLRDVVGPVGDVSVEVDDLDLALLRALQDDGRASYVDLAATVGLSPAGARRRVVRLVESQVVRIGAVVRHSGQDRQSALGLGIRLTGAGDEVVSALRGMRSVIFVARTLGRFDLLATVRAFSAAQLVEILDAIRALPGVGVVDSWVHLDVVKESYASGLEVLESVPR; encoded by the coding sequence ATGGACGAGGTGGACGAGGAGATCATCAGCCTGCTCGAAGGTGATGGGCGGCTGACTCACCGCGATATCGCCCAGCGCGTGGGCTTGTCGCGATCGGCGGCGGCGGCCCGGACCCAGCGCCTCATCGACGGCGGGCAGGTTGTGATCCGTGGTGTCGTGCATCCCGCCGTGCTCGGCCGTGGAGCCCTGGCCCATGTGAGCGTGATGGTCGACGGACCGGTTGCGCCGATCGCGGCGAGTCTGGCCCAGCGCGTCGACGTCGCGTTCCTGTCGCTGACGAGCGGTGCGTACGGGTTGATCGCCGAGGTGCGGGTCGGGTCGATCCGAGACATCGACGGTGTGATCGCCGAGTTGCGCGCGATGGCGGGTGTCGTGGGTGTCGACACGCTCACCTACGTCGAGGTATTGCGCGACGTCGTCGGACCGGTCGGTGACGTCAGCGTCGAGGTCGACGATCTGGACCTGGCCCTGCTGCGCGCGCTGCAGGACGACGGGCGGGCTTCCTATGTGGATCTCGCCGCGACGGTGGGCCTTTCACCCGCGGGAGCGCGACGGCGGGTGGTGCGGTTGGTCGAGTCGCAGGTGGTGCGCATCGGTGCCGTGGTTCGCCATTCCGGGCAGGACCGTCAAAGTGCGCTCGGGCTCGGTATCCGGCTGACCGGAGCCGGGGACGAGGTGGTGTCGGCACTTCGGGGCATGCGGTCGGTCATCTTCGTGGCCCGCACGCTCGGCCGGTTCGATCTGCTGGCCACCGTGCGGGCGTTTTCGGCTGCGCAGTTGGTCGAGATCCTCGACGCCATCCGGGCGCTGCCCGGGGTCGGCGTCGTCGACAGCTGGGTCCACCTGGACGTGGTCAAGGAGAGTTACGCCTCGGGTTTGGAGGTGTTGGAATCGGTGCCCAGGTAA
- the speB gene encoding agmatinase, translating to MTAPIGPVDASKIPRFAGPATFARLPRLDQVTKASQKADVVVVGIPFDSGVSYRPGARFGPTHVRESSRLLRPYNPAMDVSPFELIQVADAGDIAVNPFNIHEAIETIEGAARDLTSDGTKLVTIGGDHTIALPLLRAAAAKHGPVALVHFDAHLDTWDTYFGAEYTHGTPFRRAVEEGILDTEALSHVGTRGPLYGKKDLEDDRRFGFGIVTSSDVYYQGVREVVDKLRQRLGNRPVYVSIDIDVLDPAHAPGTGTPEAGGMTSRELLEILRGFRGLNLVGADVVEVAPAYDHAEITGIAASHVAYDLVSLLALGPDA from the coding sequence ATGACCGCCCCGATCGGCCCCGTCGACGCATCGAAGATCCCGCGCTTCGCCGGCCCGGCCACCTTCGCCCGCCTGCCTCGTCTCGACCAGGTGACCAAGGCCTCCCAGAAGGCAGACGTTGTCGTCGTCGGAATTCCTTTCGATTCCGGCGTCTCCTACCGGCCGGGCGCCCGGTTCGGCCCCACCCACGTGCGCGAGTCCTCACGCCTGCTGCGCCCCTACAACCCCGCGATGGACGTGTCTCCGTTCGAGCTCATCCAGGTCGCCGATGCCGGTGATATCGCGGTGAACCCCTTCAACATTCACGAGGCCATCGAGACCATCGAGGGTGCGGCCCGTGACCTCACCTCCGACGGCACCAAGCTGGTGACCATCGGCGGTGACCACACCATCGCGCTGCCCTTGCTGCGCGCGGCCGCCGCCAAGCACGGCCCCGTCGCGCTGGTGCATTTCGATGCCCACCTGGACACCTGGGACACCTACTTCGGCGCCGAGTACACCCACGGCACACCGTTCCGCCGCGCCGTCGAAGAAGGCATCCTCGACACCGAGGCACTGTCACACGTCGGCACCCGCGGGCCGTTGTACGGCAAGAAGGATCTTGAGGACGACCGCCGCTTCGGGTTCGGCATCGTCACCTCGTCCGACGTGTACTACCAGGGCGTGCGCGAAGTTGTCGACAAACTCCGGCAGCGGCTCGGGAACCGACCCGTCTACGTGTCGATCGACATCGACGTGCTCGACCCGGCCCACGCCCCCGGCACCGGCACACCCGAGGCCGGCGGCATGACGAGCCGCGAGCTGCTGGAGATCCTGCGCGGTTTCCGCGGGCTGAACCTGGTGGGCGCCGACGTCGTGGAGGTCGCCCCGGCCTACGACCATGCCGAGATCACCGGCATCGCCGCGTCACACGTCGCCTATGACCTGGTGTCCCTGCTGGCCTTGGGGCCCGATGCGTAA
- a CDS encoding thiamine pyrophosphate-binding protein, translating to MRNGGDLVVETLTALGVSHVFGIPGQNALGLFDAIRRSDLTFVSSRVENNSAFGADGYSRVTGEVGVLFLSTGPGALTALGALQEAYATGVPVLVIASQVPRSGMGLRRGMLHQLDDQKASAVNVTKSVATVRHAAEIPSLIADAYALARSAPAGPTWVEIPQDVLLEPTAVPPVAALDVAPTQRTPRSELILEAAALLNSAQRPVILAGGGVRRSAGGSEALVELAEKLGAPVVSTVGGKGAIAFDHPLSAASWIEDRYTTEMLEDADVLVAVGTAMGEVTSNYFTFAPHGRLIHIDAEARVLEANHPALAIHADAAQAMRALADQVESRDNSAGAAQAAELRKAVQDRLAGQDVATELQLMADLRAAVPSGTHTFWDMTIAGYWAWSVWDPQDGGFHSAQGAGGLGFAFPAALAAAIATGRRTFAVSGDGGGMYSIAELATARQHDANVTWLIVDDGGYGILREYMTAEFGTATATELARPDFARLAASFGIPAHTATPDNVGEIVAATFDTDGPAVVVLPAVLKMFAPTHL from the coding sequence ATGCGTAACGGCGGCGACCTCGTCGTCGAAACCCTTACCGCGCTGGGTGTCTCGCATGTGTTCGGCATCCCCGGCCAGAACGCGCTGGGCCTGTTCGACGCCATCCGGCGCAGTGACCTGACGTTCGTCAGCTCCCGGGTGGAGAACAACTCCGCGTTCGGCGCCGACGGGTACAGCAGGGTCACCGGCGAGGTCGGCGTGCTGTTCCTGTCCACCGGCCCCGGTGCGTTGACCGCGCTGGGCGCGCTGCAGGAGGCTTACGCCACCGGGGTGCCGGTGCTCGTGATCGCCAGCCAGGTACCGCGATCGGGCATGGGCCTGCGCCGCGGCATGCTGCACCAACTCGATGATCAGAAGGCCAGCGCGGTCAACGTCACCAAAAGCGTCGCGACGGTGCGCCACGCCGCCGAGATTCCCAGTCTGATCGCCGACGCCTACGCGTTGGCCCGCTCGGCTCCCGCCGGGCCGACCTGGGTGGAGATCCCGCAGGACGTCCTGCTGGAGCCGACGGCGGTGCCGCCGGTGGCCGCGCTCGATGTGGCACCGACGCAACGTACCCCGCGGTCCGAGTTGATCCTGGAAGCCGCGGCACTGCTGAATTCCGCGCAGCGACCGGTCATCTTGGCCGGCGGCGGTGTCCGCCGGTCCGCCGGAGGATCCGAAGCGTTGGTGGAGCTGGCCGAAAAGCTCGGTGCCCCCGTGGTTTCCACGGTCGGCGGCAAGGGCGCCATCGCCTTCGACCACCCGCTGTCGGCTGCCTCGTGGATCGAGGACCGCTACACCACCGAGATGCTGGAGGACGCTGACGTACTGGTAGCCGTCGGCACCGCGATGGGTGAGGTCACCAGCAACTACTTCACATTCGCCCCGCACGGCCGTCTCATCCACATCGACGCCGAGGCGCGCGTACTGGAGGCCAACCACCCCGCCCTGGCCATCCACGCAGACGCCGCGCAGGCCATGCGTGCGCTGGCCGATCAGGTTGAGTCGCGCGACAACTCGGCGGGCGCCGCCCAGGCCGCGGAGTTGCGAAAGGCTGTGCAGGACAGGCTTGCCGGGCAGGACGTGGCCACCGAACTGCAGCTGATGGCCGACCTTCGGGCCGCGGTGCCCTCGGGCACCCACACCTTCTGGGACATGACGATCGCCGGCTACTGGGCCTGGTCGGTGTGGGACCCGCAAGACGGTGGGTTCCATTCCGCCCAGGGCGCAGGCGGTTTGGGTTTCGCGTTTCCGGCCGCGCTCGCCGCGGCGATCGCCACCGGCCGGCGTACCTTCGCGGTGTCCGGTGACGGCGGGGGCATGTACTCGATCGCCGAACTGGCCACCGCCCGTCAGCACGACGCCAACGTCACCTGGCTGATCGTCGACGACGGCGGCTACGGCATCCTGCGCGAGTACATGACCGCCGAGTTCGGTACCGCGACCGCCACTGAACTGGCCCGGCCCGACTTCGCCCGACTCGCAGCCAGTTTCGGGATACCAGCGCACACCGCCACGCCCGACAACGTCGGCGAGATCGTGGCCGCCACATTCGACACCGACGGTCCGGCGGTGGTTGTCCTGCCCGCAGTGCTGAAGATGTTCGCTCCCACTCACCTCTGA
- a CDS encoding sodium:solute symporter has protein sequence MGKPVDIAIVVIYLLAMLAFGFWGKSRTKDSADFLVAGRRLGPTLYTGTMAAVVLGGASTVGGVGLGYKWGVSGMWLVVAIAIGLLALSLFFAGPIQRLRVYTVAQMLSLRYGVDATSASGLVMAAYTLMLSVTSTIAYATVFNVLFGTGRTLSVIIGGVVVMLYSSIGGMWSITLTDMVQFVLKTIGVFFLLLPFTWHRAGGFDGIRERAGDAVFDLTAIGTDTIITFFVVYSFGMLIGQDIWQRVFTARSPQVARWGGTTAALYCVLYGIAGALIGLAASTFMPDVKAKDDVYAQIAEAILPVGISGIVLAAAVAAMMSTASGALIATATVARTDIKPLLLRLMGRSPAEAENPEVDVHSDRRYVAVLGIVVIIIAALLNDVVGALTIAYDILVGGLLVPILGGFLWKRATGAGALAAMAVGTLVTLGTMAVVGDVLANEPIYYGLVSSLITYIVVSLATPRTSTEVLQVWDDRLAGRDTAEVDEVAAT, from the coding sequence GTGGGTAAACCAGTCGATATCGCGATCGTCGTGATCTATCTCCTCGCGATGCTCGCCTTCGGGTTCTGGGGCAAGTCCCGGACCAAGGACTCCGCGGACTTCCTGGTCGCGGGCCGACGCCTCGGGCCCACGTTGTACACGGGCACCATGGCGGCCGTCGTACTCGGCGGCGCCTCGACCGTCGGCGGCGTGGGCCTGGGCTATAAGTGGGGAGTTTCCGGCATGTGGCTGGTGGTGGCGATCGCCATCGGCCTGCTGGCCCTGAGCCTGTTCTTCGCCGGACCCATTCAGCGCCTTCGCGTCTACACCGTCGCGCAGATGCTGAGCCTGCGCTACGGAGTCGACGCGACGTCGGCCTCCGGGCTGGTCATGGCCGCCTACACGCTGATGCTGTCGGTCACCTCGACCATCGCCTACGCGACGGTGTTCAACGTGCTGTTCGGCACGGGCCGAACGCTTTCGGTGATCATCGGCGGCGTGGTCGTCATGCTGTACTCGTCGATCGGCGGCATGTGGTCCATCACCCTGACCGACATGGTTCAGTTCGTCCTCAAGACGATCGGCGTGTTCTTCCTGCTGCTGCCGTTCACCTGGCACCGGGCCGGCGGCTTCGACGGCATCCGGGAACGCGCCGGTGATGCGGTGTTCGACCTGACCGCGATCGGCACCGACACCATCATCACGTTCTTCGTGGTCTACAGCTTCGGAATGCTGATCGGACAGGACATCTGGCAGCGGGTGTTCACCGCACGCTCCCCCCAGGTCGCCCGATGGGGCGGAACGACGGCTGCGCTCTACTGCGTGCTCTACGGAATCGCCGGGGCGTTGATCGGCCTGGCCGCATCGACCTTCATGCCCGACGTCAAGGCCAAGGACGACGTGTACGCCCAGATCGCGGAAGCGATCCTGCCCGTGGGGATCAGCGGCATCGTGCTCGCCGCGGCCGTCGCCGCGATGATGTCGACCGCATCGGGCGCGCTGATCGCGACCGCCACGGTGGCCCGCACCGACATAAAGCCGCTGTTGCTGCGCCTGATGGGCCGCAGCCCGGCCGAGGCCGAAAACCCGGAGGTGGACGTGCATTCCGACCGCCGGTACGTCGCGGTGCTCGGCATCGTCGTCATCATCATCGCCGCACTGCTCAACGACGTGGTCGGTGCGCTGACCATCGCCTACGACATCCTCGTCGGCGGCTTGCTGGTGCCGATCCTCGGCGGGTTCCTGTGGAAGCGGGCCACCGGTGCCGGTGCGTTGGCGGCGATGGCGGTCGGAACGCTCGTCACGCTGGGCACCATGGCGGTCGTCGGGGACGTGCTGGCCAACGAGCCCATCTACTACGGCCTGGTGTCCAGCCTGATCACCTACATCGTTGTCAGCCTGGCGACTCCCCGCACGTCCACCGAAGTACTGCAGGTGTGGGACGACCGACTGGCCGGGCGCGACACCGCCGAGGTCGACGAGGTGGCCGCTACCTAG
- a CDS encoding TIGR02206 family membrane protein, with product MLSGRQFTAYGPSHWTAIAVFVVGAVLVVWLGRRQTEHHSRVFGRILGALTAAIYVAMLVYTLIPPSIERSVPLRLTDLATVVGAYALWSQRHWAFVLTYYWGLVLSTQALISPVLKSPDFPHYEFLAFWSIHLLVVWTAIYLTWGRGMRPHWRDYRFVVVVTVVWAGVTMTFNRIADTNYGFLNARPATASLLDLMGPWPVYVLVASALVAVVWALMTWPWERREAR from the coding sequence GTGCTGTCGGGACGGCAATTCACGGCCTACGGTCCGTCGCACTGGACCGCCATCGCCGTGTTTGTCGTCGGGGCTGTGCTGGTGGTCTGGCTCGGCCGCCGTCAGACCGAACACCATTCCCGGGTGTTCGGCCGCATCCTCGGTGCACTGACGGCCGCGATCTACGTCGCGATGCTCGTCTACACGCTCATCCCGCCGTCCATCGAACGGTCTGTGCCATTGCGCTTGACCGATCTGGCGACTGTCGTCGGCGCCTACGCGCTGTGGTCGCAGCGGCACTGGGCATTCGTGCTCACGTATTACTGGGGTCTGGTACTGAGCACGCAGGCGCTGATCTCACCGGTCCTCAAGAGCCCGGATTTCCCGCACTACGAGTTCCTGGCGTTCTGGTCGATCCATCTGCTCGTGGTCTGGACGGCGATCTATCTGACCTGGGGTCGCGGCATGCGCCCGCATTGGCGTGACTACCGGTTCGTGGTCGTGGTGACGGTGGTGTGGGCCGGAGTCACCATGACGTTCAACAGAATCGCGGATACCAACTATGGGTTCCTCAACGCCAGACCCGCCACCGCGTCGCTTCTCGATCTGATGGGTCCGTGGCCCGTCTACGTCCTGGTGGCCAGTGCGTTGGTGGCTGTGGTGTGGGCGCTCATGACCTGGCCGTGGGAACGGCGCGAGGCTAGGTAG
- a CDS encoding metallopeptidase TldD-related protein has product MIGAQQVVDIALAAADPGTETIVLVTERADTSLRWAGNSMTTNGETVGRTITVISIVRRGDAAHVGSVRSTEVDPVVIPDLVATAQRAAAASPEARDAAPPLPGAGMPADWDAPVVGTGAQVFTGIAEDLAKGFAGSDQLYGYARHVMETTFLATSTGLRRRYTQPTGSVEINAKRDGASVWAGVSTPDFVDVQVDSMLDELSLKLGWAKRTVELPAGRYETLMPPSTVADMMIYLTWAMDGRGAQEGRSALSAPGGTRVGEKLTDLGLTLYSDPFAQSLACQPFVAVPSSSERVSIFDNGMDIGRVDWIRDGVVNALAYPRAVAAEYGTPVAVPADNLLMTGGTTELADMIAGTERGLLLTTLWYIREVDPTVLLLTGLTRDGVYLVEDGEVSAAVNNFRFNESPLDLLRRATEAGISEVTLPREWGDWATRASMPTLRIPDFHMSSVSQAQ; this is encoded by the coding sequence ATGATCGGCGCACAGCAGGTCGTCGACATCGCCTTGGCCGCAGCAGATCCGGGCACAGAGACGATTGTGTTGGTCACCGAGCGGGCCGATACATCGCTGCGGTGGGCCGGTAACTCGATGACCACCAACGGTGAGACGGTCGGCCGGACCATCACGGTGATCTCGATCGTGCGCCGCGGCGACGCGGCGCATGTCGGATCGGTGCGCTCCACCGAAGTGGATCCGGTGGTGATCCCGGACCTGGTGGCCACCGCCCAGCGCGCCGCGGCGGCCTCACCCGAGGCCCGGGATGCCGCACCGCCGTTACCGGGCGCAGGAATGCCGGCCGACTGGGATGCGCCGGTGGTGGGCACCGGTGCGCAGGTGTTCACCGGCATCGCCGAAGACCTGGCCAAGGGGTTCGCCGGTTCCGACCAGCTCTACGGATATGCGCGCCATGTCATGGAGACGACGTTCCTGGCGACGTCGACCGGGCTGCGCCGTCGCTACACCCAGCCGACCGGATCGGTGGAGATCAACGCCAAGCGGGACGGGGCGAGTGTCTGGGCGGGGGTGAGCACCCCGGATTTCGTTGACGTGCAGGTAGATTCGATGCTGGACGAGCTGTCGCTGAAGCTGGGGTGGGCGAAGCGGACCGTCGAGTTGCCGGCCGGCCGCTACGAGACGCTCATGCCGCCCTCGACCGTGGCCGACATGATGATCTACCTGACCTGGGCGATGGACGGCCGCGGGGCGCAGGAAGGGCGCAGCGCGCTGTCGGCGCCGGGCGGGACCCGGGTGGGGGAGAAGCTCACCGATCTGGGCCTGACGCTGTATTCGGACCCGTTCGCGCAGTCATTGGCCTGCCAACCGTTCGTTGCCGTGCCGAGTTCCTCGGAGCGCGTGTCGATCTTCGACAACGGGATGGACATCGGCCGGGTGGACTGGATCCGCGACGGGGTGGTCAACGCGCTGGCTTATCCGCGGGCGGTGGCCGCCGAATACGGCACACCGGTCGCGGTGCCCGCCGACAATCTGCTGATGACCGGTGGCACAACAGAATTGGCAGATATGATCGCCGGCACGGAACGCGGCCTGCTGTTGACCACGCTGTGGTACATCCGCGAGGTCGACCCGACCGTGCTGCTGCTCACCGGGCTCACCCGGGACGGCGTCTACCTGGTCGAGGACGGCGAGGTGAGCGCCGCGGTGAACAACTTCCGGTTCAACGAGAGCCCGCTGGACCTCTTGCGGCGCGCAACGGAGGCCGGCATCAGCGAGGTCACCCTGCCACGCGAGTGGGGTGACTGGGCCACCCGCGCGTCGATGCCGACCCTGCGGATCCCGGATTTCCACATGTCCTCGGTGAGTCAAGCGCAATGA
- a CDS encoding TldD/PmbA family protein, translating into MTAQRRVDADFLELPRFELADAALSAAAAAGASYADLRIHRITTEIIQLRDGELEMSVVNREVGLAVRVIVDGAWGFASHAELAPEVAAETARRAVQVATTLAPLNAERIELAGEPVYTDVTWVSDYGVDPFVVPVADKIALLGEYSGRLLAADGVDHVSAGVHAVKEQTFYADTFGSSITQQRVRVMPTMEAVAVDSAAGSFETMRTLVPPTARGWEALAGDDVWDWTSELAELPTLLAEKTKAPSVVAGPTDLVIDPSNLWLTIHESIGHATEYDRAIGYEAAYAGTSFATPDKLGTMRYGSPVMNVTADRTVEFGLATVGFDDEGVRAQSWDLVRDGVFVGYQLDRVFAPRLGQARSNGCSYADSPHHVPIQRMANVSLQPGPEDLSTQDLISRVSDGIYVVGDKSWSIDMQRYNFQFTGQRFYRIRDGRLDGQLRDVAYQATTTDFWGAMEAVGGPSTWRLGGAFNCGKAQPGQVAPVSHGCPSALFRGINVLNTRTEGGR; encoded by the coding sequence GTGACAGCTCAACGACGCGTGGACGCCGACTTCCTGGAGCTGCCCCGGTTCGAGTTGGCTGACGCGGCACTGTCCGCGGCCGCCGCCGCCGGCGCCAGCTATGCCGATCTGCGGATTCACCGCATCACCACCGAGATCATTCAATTGCGCGACGGCGAGTTGGAGATGTCTGTGGTCAACCGCGAGGTGGGCCTGGCGGTGCGGGTGATCGTCGACGGCGCGTGGGGATTCGCCTCCCATGCCGAACTGGCGCCCGAGGTGGCAGCCGAGACGGCCCGCCGCGCTGTGCAGGTGGCCACGACGCTCGCTCCGTTGAACGCCGAACGCATCGAGTTGGCCGGCGAACCGGTCTACACCGATGTGACCTGGGTGTCCGATTACGGTGTCGACCCGTTCGTCGTCCCCGTTGCCGACAAGATCGCGCTGCTCGGCGAATACTCCGGCCGGTTGCTGGCGGCCGACGGTGTGGACCATGTGTCGGCGGGAGTGCATGCGGTCAAGGAGCAGACCTTCTACGCCGATACGTTCGGATCCTCGATCACCCAGCAGCGGGTGCGGGTGATGCCGACGATGGAGGCGGTCGCCGTCGACTCCGCTGCCGGGTCGTTCGAGACCATGCGCACGCTGGTCCCACCGACGGCGCGGGGCTGGGAAGCATTGGCCGGCGACGACGTGTGGGACTGGACTTCTGAGCTGGCCGAGCTGCCGACACTGCTCGCCGAGAAGACCAAGGCGCCCTCCGTTGTCGCGGGCCCCACCGACCTGGTCATCGACCCGTCCAATCTGTGGCTGACGATTCACGAATCGATCGGTCACGCCACCGAATACGATCGGGCGATCGGTTACGAGGCGGCCTACGCCGGGACGTCGTTCGCCACTCCGGACAAGCTCGGCACCATGCGCTACGGCTCGCCCGTGATGAACGTGACGGCGGACCGCACCGTGGAATTCGGCTTGGCCACCGTCGGTTTCGATGACGAGGGGGTGCGGGCGCAGAGCTGGGACCTGGTGCGCGACGGCGTCTTCGTCGGCTATCAGCTGGACCGGGTGTTCGCTCCCCGCCTCGGGCAGGCCCGTTCCAATGGCTGCTCATATGCCGACTCGCCACACCATGTCCCAATCCAGCGGATGGCCAATGTGTCGCTGCAGCCGGGGCCGGAAGATCTCAGCACGCAGGATCTGATCTCACGCGTGTCGGACGGCATCTACGTCGTGGGCGACAAGTCCTGGTCAATCGACATGCAGCGGTACAACTTCCAGTTCACCGGCCAGCGGTTCTACCGGATTCGCGACGGCCGACTCGACGGGCAGCTGCGCGACGTGGCGTACCAGGCCACCACGACCGATTTCTGGGGTGCGATGGAGGCTGTCGGTGGACCGTCGACCTGGCGCCTGGGTGGTGCGTTCAACTGCGGCAAGGCCCAGCCCGGGCAGGTGGCCCCGGTCAGCCACGGCTGCCCGAGCGCCCTGTTCCGCGGCATCAACGTACTGAACACCCGGACGGAGGGCGGCCGATGA